Below is a genomic region from Bacteroidota bacterium.
ATACATTAATTGAAAGTTTATAAATGTTTCCCGGCAAATTTTTGATAATGCCGGAGAATTCAAGATTCAGCAATAAAGGAGAAATTTTGCTTACCGGCATATTTGCGAGCAAGGCAATCGCATCGCCGGTGAGTTCGCCATTACTGTTTAACAGATCCAGGATATGCCGCTCGCTGTCCGAAAGGCTCACAAAAAGTTCCTTCTGAATGACCTTCTTCGAATCGGCCACAGCCCATCCCAGGACATATTCAAGATCCTGAGCACCTTCAATCAAAATAGCCTTATTGTTCTTGATCAGCTGGTTACAGCCGGCCGAATATTTATCGTTTACCCTGCCGGGAAAAGCAAAGACATCCCGGTTGTAGGAATTGGCAATATCGGCAGTGATGAGCGCCCCGCCCTTCTCGCCCGATTCAACAACAATGGTAGCATCGGCCAATCCGGCAATGATACGGTTGCGGGAAATAAAATTGTTCCTGTTGATCGGCTCATCACTGAAGAAATCGGTTACCAAAGCACCTGTTTTGCAGATTTCCTGGGCAACAGATTTATGCACCGCCGGGTAAATGGTTTTCAATCCGTGCCCCAGTACCGCAACAGTAGGAAGGCCGGAAGACAAGGCTGCCTTATGGGCACAAATATCAATTCCATAAGCCAGTCCGCTGATGACAATTACCTGTTGGTCATGTTTAGCCAAATCGGCAACAAGTTTTTCACAATATTCTTTCCCATTTTGGGTAGCATTGCGGGTACCTACGATACTCAATATTTTCGGATGGTTCAGGTCAATATCCCCTTTCATAAACAGGATAACCGGAGCATCCTCACAACATTTCAGGCGTTCGGGATATTTTTTATCCAGGTAGAACAAGGTTGTTATATGATATTTTTCAATGAAGGCCAGTTCATGTTCAGCACGTTCTAAAATGTCCTGATGTACAATTTCATTGGCCAGGACTTCACCAATACCGGGTATTTTCAACAGGTTTTGTTTTTTTTCCTTGAAAACGCCCTCCACACTGCCGGTATAAGCAATCAGTTTCTTGGCCAGAATACTTCCTATTCCGGGGATAAGACTAATACCAATTTTATATTTCATGTCGGAATCCGTCATGATTGCATATAGGGTTTAATCTTGTTTTTTGTTAAACACAAGTATAAATATACAAAAAAGGAAGAGTTCTATTTCAACTTCATAAATAAATCAACAGTTGACCGGATTTTCAGAACAGCCACATCCAGTATGCCCACAAATATTCCCGACAGGATAAAGCAAATTATCATTTTTACTTTAAATTTGTCAGGAACAAAAATCATCCAAGCCGTCACTTCAGAAATATCTTTTAGGTTAAATTTAATAAAATAATTTTTTTGTTTGTCCGGCCATAAAACTATCTACCCTTGAAAATGAAAAGATACCTGCTTATAACTTTTTTCTTAAGCCTTTCGACCTTACTCTCCGCTCAAAACTGGGACATCAATCTTTTAAGGGATATCAATCTAAAGAGGGATAAACAGGCAGACAATTTTTTCAAGGCGACAAGTAACAGCATGAAATATGTCTGTTTTTCAACACCGGTGATCATTACTGGAATCGGACTTCTGACCAGGAACGACATAACCCTGGACAAAGGACTGGTAACAGGTGCAGCCCTGGCCATATCCGGAACAATAAGTATTATCATGAAATATGGGATTAACCGTACCCGTCCCTTTGTGAAATATCCGGACCTGGAAAATTTAACAGCGCCAAGCGATCCGTCTTTTCCTTCGGGACATACCAGTGCTGCTTTTGCCACAGCCACAGCGCTTAGTTTGGCCTATCCAAA
It encodes:
- the dprA gene encoding DNA-processing protein DprA codes for the protein MTDSDMKYKIGISLIPGIGSILAKKLIAYTGSVEGVFKEKKQNLLKIPGIGEVLANEIVHQDILERAEHELAFIEKYHITTLFYLDKKYPERLKCCEDAPVILFMKGDIDLNHPKILSIVGTRNATQNGKEYCEKLVADLAKHDQQVIVISGLAYGIDICAHKAALSSGLPTVAVLGHGLKTIYPAVHKSVAQEICKTGALVTDFFSDEPINRNNFISRNRIIAGLADATIVVESGEKGGALITADIANSYNRDVFAFPGRVNDKYSAGCNQLIKNNKAILIEGAQDLEYVLGWAVADSKKVIQKELFVSLSDSERHILDLLNSNGELTGDAIALLANMPVSKISPLLLNLEFSGIIKNLPGNIYKLSINV
- a CDS encoding phosphatase PAP2 family protein encodes the protein MKRYLLITFFLSLSTLLSAQNWDINLLRDINLKRDKQADNFFKATSNSMKYVCFSTPVIITGIGLLTRNDITLDKGLVTGAALAISGTISIIMKYGINRTRPFVKYPDLENLTAPSDPSFPSGHTSAAFATATALSLAYPKWYVIVPAYSWAGLVGYSRMDMGVHYPSDVLGGIITGMGSAYLSWKINKWFTKKYWPSAYEQHK